Proteins co-encoded in one Acidobacteriota bacterium genomic window:
- a CDS encoding 4Fe-4S binding protein: protein MKTGCDGQNAVKKRSIELPVLGNSPSEKAEVRVSRTARWRAAALIALNLLMVAHFVQWWIMGKTVSPIEPSESMYTLQNGAINAGFIFFVLAILATLIFGRFVCGWGCHILALQDLCAWLLKKVGLTPRPFRSRLLVFVPLIAALYMFVWPTVLRAIVRTPDTPLIPGFTNHLITTEFWATFPPFWVAVPFLFICGFMTVYFLGSKGFCTYGCPYGGFFSLADKIAPGKIRVTDACNQCGHCTATCTSNVLVHAEVKKFGMVVDQGCMKCMDCVSVCPNDALYFGFGKPAAAIGKAAKKNYSLSWPEEIAAALIFALSMLAVWDVYQLVPMLMALGIAGVTTFLAMRAWRLIVAKDLSFYRFTLKSGGKVKAFGFVFLVYALSWLGLVAHSGYIRYHERAGALAFQSLQIPDELALAQRDPSQWLNPADKASIAEGRRHFDTARARGLFTNVEAIPKLAWLEYLGGNIDGSLDLLAKAARLQDGQAKAISLYYQGTILNRLGRYEEALRTLDQAMSASNVLLAREEKGESLWMLGRKTEAIAVWADAVRGNPGLPVVNNFLAAANASLGRTDAASQYETQADRSTPNDPYFHWMLGLRLNNLGMKDLAEKHFQTAIQLDPTFKGRR, encoded by the coding sequence ATGAAAACTGGGTGCGACGGCCAAAATGCTGTTAAAAAAAGGTCTATCGAGCTGCCGGTTCTTGGCAATTCTCCGTCTGAAAAAGCGGAGGTTCGTGTCTCGCGAACAGCTCGTTGGCGTGCCGCCGCTCTCATAGCGTTGAACCTCCTGATGGTCGCTCATTTTGTCCAATGGTGGATAATGGGCAAGACGGTATCGCCGATCGAGCCATCGGAATCGATGTACACGCTCCAGAATGGCGCGATCAACGCGGGCTTTATCTTCTTTGTTTTAGCGATCTTAGCAACGCTGATCTTTGGACGCTTCGTCTGCGGCTGGGGCTGTCACATTCTTGCCCTACAGGATCTTTGTGCATGGCTTCTAAAGAAAGTAGGACTCACGCCACGGCCCTTCAGGTCTCGCCTGCTCGTTTTTGTACCGTTGATCGCGGCTCTTTATATGTTCGTCTGGCCGACGGTGCTGAGAGCCATCGTACGCACACCGGATACGCCCTTGATCCCGGGATTTACCAATCATCTGATCACTACCGAATTCTGGGCAACGTTTCCGCCGTTCTGGGTCGCCGTTCCATTTCTTTTTATCTGCGGTTTTATGACCGTCTACTTTCTCGGCTCCAAAGGTTTTTGCACCTACGGCTGTCCGTACGGTGGATTTTTCAGCCTTGCTGACAAGATCGCCCCCGGCAAGATCCGCGTCACCGATGCCTGTAATCAATGCGGGCATTGCACGGCGACTTGCACATCGAATGTGCTGGTCCATGCTGAGGTCAAGAAATTTGGAATGGTCGTCGATCAGGGCTGCATGAAATGTATGGACTGCGTTTCCGTCTGCCCGAACGACGCTCTCTATTTTGGCTTCGGCAAGCCGGCAGCGGCCATCGGCAAGGCGGCAAAGAAGAATTATTCGCTCTCATGGCCTGAGGAGATCGCCGCCGCACTGATCTTTGCCCTTAGCATGCTCGCGGTTTGGGACGTTTATCAGCTTGTACCGATGCTGATGGCTCTCGGCATTGCCGGTGTGACGACCTTTCTCGCAATGCGCGCCTGGCGGTTGATCGTTGCAAAAGATCTCTCGTTTTACCGTTTTACTTTAAAGTCTGGCGGCAAGGTAAAGGCTTTCGGTTTTGTTTTCCTTGTGTACGCACTTTCGTGGCTCGGCCTTGTCGCTCACAGCGGCTACATTCGCTATCACGAACGAGCCGGAGCTCTTGCATTCCAGAGCCTGCAGATACCGGACGAACTCGCTTTAGCACAACGCGATCCATCCCAATGGCTGAACCCGGCGGATAAAGCGAGCATCGCCGAGGGCCGGCGTCATTTCGACACCGCTCGCGCTCGCGGGTTGTTTACCAACGTCGAGGCGATCCCAAAACTCGCATGGCTCGAATACCTTGGCGGCAATATCGACGGCTCGCTCGACCTGCTAGCTAAAGCCGCGCGTCTGCAGGACGGCCAGGCGAAAGCGATCAGCCTTTACTATCAAGGAACGATCCTCAACCGTCTTGGCCGCTACGAAGAAGCGTTGCGAACTCTCGATCAGGCAATGTCGGCCTCAAACGTCCTGCTCGCCCGCGAAGAAAAAGGCGAATCCCTATGGATGCTCGGTCGCAAAACCGAAGCGATCGCCGTCTGGGCAGATGCCGTGCGCGGCAATCCGGGCTTGCCGGTCGTAAACAACTTCCTTGCCGCCGCTAACGCTTCGCTCGGCCGCACCGATGCCGCCTCCCAATACGAGACCCAAGCCGACCGCTCAACCCCGAATGATCCATACTTCCACTGGATGCTCGGCCTGCGGCTCAACAACCTCGGCATGAAAGACCTCGCCGAAAAACACTTCCAAACCGCCATACAGCTCGACCCGACGTTCAAGGGAAGACGTTGA
- a CDS encoding divalent-cation tolerance protein CutA produces MIVFTTVPNSSQAEALAEAIVNARLAACVQILPPMTSIYIWEGKVQKEAEVLLLIKTLPEKFNELERFIIDHHSYDVPEIVAVEPAKISASYLKWMQRVIS; encoded by the coding sequence ATGATCGTTTTCACCACCGTCCCAAATAGCTCGCAGGCCGAGGCTCTGGCTGAGGCAATAGTGAACGCACGACTCGCTGCCTGCGTTCAGATACTGCCGCCGATGACGTCGATCTATATTTGGGAAGGAAAAGTGCAGAAAGAGGCTGAGGTTTTGCTGCTGATCAAGACTCTCCCGGAAAAATTTAACGAGCTCGAACGCTTTATTATCGATCACCACAGTTACGACGTGCCGGAGATAGTTGCTGTCGAGCCCGCAAAGATCTCAGCATCGTATCTCAAATGGATGCAACGAGTTATCAGCTAA
- a CDS encoding TIGR00730 family Rossman fold protein, with translation MSSIKSTKPKIEAPAKNAEVPKTIAEAKELETAQGYWHLTDDEVLLRSPEPEDLYRTSDSWRVFRILGEFVNGFDELATITRGVSIFGSARTPEDDPMYKAAHETGLLLGAAGFEIITGGGPGIMEAANRGAHTAGAKSVGCNIELPFEQIPNPYLTKSLTFKYFMVRKTMFIKYSNAYVIFPGGFGTMDELFEALTLIQTKKIRNFPVVLFGSQYWRGLLQWVTSVMLHEKYINPEDLGLIHLTDSPKDAVDFIIRTCYEGMDNSEK, from the coding sequence ATGTCATCGATCAAATCCACAAAACCCAAAATAGAGGCCCCCGCCAAGAATGCGGAGGTGCCCAAGACTATTGCCGAAGCAAAAGAGCTCGAGACGGCTCAGGGATATTGGCACCTGACGGACGATGAGGTCCTGCTGCGTTCGCCCGAGCCTGAGGACCTTTATCGCACGTCTGATTCGTGGCGTGTTTTTCGTATCCTGGGTGAATTTGTCAACGGGTTTGACGAACTTGCGACGATCACGCGGGGTGTTTCGATCTTCGGTTCAGCGAGAACGCCTGAAGACGATCCGATGTACAAAGCCGCCCACGAGACCGGTCTTTTGCTCGGTGCGGCGGGATTCGAGATCATCACCGGCGGCGGCCCCGGAATAATGGAAGCCGCAAATCGAGGTGCTCACACCGCCGGAGCGAAATCCGTCGGGTGCAACATCGAGCTTCCCTTCGAACAGATACCAAATCCATATCTGACCAAGTCCCTGACGTTCAAATACTTCATGGTCCGCAAGACCATGTTCATCAAATACAGCAACGCTTACGTCATTTTCCCGGGCGGTTTTGGCACGATGGACGAGCTTTTTGAGGCACTCACGCTCATCCAGACAAAGAAGATCCGCAACTTCCCCGTCGTGCTTTTCGGCTCCCAATACTGGCGGGGCCTTCTGCAGTGGGTCACTTCAGTGATGCTTCACGAAAAGTACATCAATCCTGAAGACCTCGGCCTCATCCACCTGACAGATTCACCCAAGGATGCAGTCGATTTCATTATCCGGACTTGCTACGAGGGAATGGACAATAGCGAAAAGTAA
- a CDS encoding enoyl-ACP reductase has translation MLKNKIGMIFGVANKRSIAWACASACSEHGAKMAFTYQGERLKENVEKLAGELPDSLVVPCDVTNQADVDAAFEAVAKKFGKLDFVIHSIAFAPKEALEGEFVTTTREAFRTALEISAFSLTQVALAASPLMAEGGSIVTMSYYGAEKVVPSYNVMGVAKAALESSVRYLAADLGKYNIRVNAISAGPINTLSARGVKNMGSLLGYVGEKAPLKRNVTVQEVGNTALFLVSDLSTGITGETIYVDCGYNIMGI, from the coding sequence ATGCTAAAAAACAAAATAGGAATGATATTCGGCGTGGCGAACAAGCGTTCGATCGCGTGGGCGTGTGCTTCGGCTTGCAGCGAGCACGGTGCGAAAATGGCGTTCACTTATCAGGGTGAACGGCTGAAAGAAAATGTTGAAAAGCTAGCGGGCGAGCTTCCCGATTCGCTGGTTGTGCCGTGTGATGTGACCAATCAGGCAGATGTCGATGCGGCATTTGAGGCCGTCGCTAAGAAGTTCGGAAAGCTTGATTTTGTTATCCACTCTATCGCGTTCGCACCCAAAGAAGCACTTGAAGGAGAGTTTGTAACTACGACAAGGGAAGCGTTTAGGACCGCACTCGAGATCAGCGCGTTCTCGCTGACACAGGTTGCCCTCGCGGCCTCACCGCTTATGGCCGAAGGCGGCAGTATCGTAACGATGAGCTACTACGGAGCCGAGAAAGTTGTGCCCAGTTATAACGTCATGGGCGTTGCGAAGGCGGCACTCGAATCGTCTGTTCGATATCTTGCCGCCGATCTTGGTAAGTACAACATTCGCGTCAACGCGATCAGTGCCGGCCCAATCAACACTCTCTCGGCACGCGGAGTAAAGAACATGGGCTCGCTTCTCGGCTATGTCGGCGAAAAAGCACCGCTCAAACGTAACGTCACTGTCCAGGAAGTTGGCAATACCGCACTATTCCTAGTCAGCGACCTCTCAACGGGAATTACAGGCGAAACCATCTACGTCGACTGTGGTTACAACATCATGGGAATCTAA
- a CDS encoding bifunctional hydroxymethylpyrimidine kinase/phosphomethylpyrimidine kinase: MSLTVVGSVAFDALETPFGKRDKILGGAATHFGLSASFFTEVKAVGVVGGDFGDEEWAVFDRHHINTDDIEIVPDGKTFFWSGRYDYDMNTAHTLDTQLNVFETFEPKLSEHSKNSKLLFLANILPMLQKSVREQCPNAEFVAMDTMNFWITSMKDALIETIKVVDCIIINDAEARQLTDEPNIHKAAKAIMDLGLKAVVIKRGEYGATLFTKDNYFAAPAYPLESVFDPTGAGDTFAGGFMGYLAAHKEITEETLRRAMIYGSVMASFNVEKFGTERVDALDYPEINQRFKAFKQMTHFDDIPFEKA; this comes from the coding sequence ATGTCTTTAACAGTAGTAGGTTCGGTTGCATTCGATGCCCTGGAAACACCCTTTGGTAAACGGGATAAGATCCTGGGTGGTGCAGCAACGCATTTTGGTTTGTCGGCGAGCTTTTTTACTGAAGTGAAAGCAGTTGGCGTCGTCGGTGGTGATTTTGGAGACGAGGAATGGGCGGTCTTTGATCGGCATCATATCAACACGGACGACATAGAGATCGTACCCGATGGGAAAACGTTCTTCTGGAGCGGTCGATACGATTACGACATGAACACGGCTCACACGCTCGATACGCAGCTGAACGTCTTCGAGACCTTCGAACCGAAGCTTTCTGAACACTCTAAGAACTCGAAATTACTATTCTTAGCGAACATTTTGCCTATGCTGCAGAAGAGCGTTCGTGAGCAATGCCCGAACGCTGAATTTGTTGCAATGGACACTATGAACTTCTGGATAACCAGCATGAAAGATGCCCTCATAGAGACCATCAAGGTAGTTGATTGCATCATCATCAATGATGCTGAAGCTCGTCAGTTGACCGATGAACCGAACATTCACAAGGCAGCTAAGGCCATTATGGATCTCGGGCTGAAGGCGGTTGTGATCAAGCGCGGTGAATACGGCGCAACCCTTTTCACTAAGGACAATTACTTTGCCGCTCCCGCATATCCGCTCGAAAGTGTTTTCGACCCTACTGGAGCTGGTGACACTTTTGCGGGCGGGTTTATGGGCTATCTCGCGGCTCACAAAGAGATCACTGAAGAAACACTGCGGCGGGCGATGATCTATGGTTCGGTAATGGCGTCGTTCAATGTTGAAAAATTCGGCACCGAACGCGTTGATGCTCTCGATTATCCGGAGATCAATCAGCGTTTTAAGGCGTTCAAGCAGATGACGCATTTTGACGATATCCCGTTTGAAAAAGCCTAG
- a CDS encoding VOC family protein: MNLNQVTIYSKFPVETVEFFEKLGLRRIVDSLPRYARLECPDGESTLSVHIGENISSNNGITLYFECEELDEKVAELRALGLSFDEEPTDREWFGREAYLSDPNNNKICLFYAGENRKNPPWRVK, from the coding sequence ATGAACCTTAACCAGGTCACCATATATTCTAAGTTCCCTGTCGAGACGGTCGAGTTTTTTGAAAAGCTCGGCCTTCGTCGCATTGTGGATTCACTCCCTCGATATGCCCGGCTCGAATGCCCGGATGGTGAATCGACTCTTTCAGTTCACATCGGTGAGAATATCTCATCGAATAATGGAATAACGCTCTATTTCGAATGTGAGGAGCTCGATGAGAAGGTCGCGGAATTACGGGCTCTCGGGCTCAGTTTTGACGAAGAACCGACCGATCGCGAGTGGTTTGGGCGCGAGGCATATCTCAGCGATCCGAATAACAACAAGATCTGCCTGTTTTATGCTGGGGAAAATCGCAAAAATCCGCCATGGCGTGTAAAATAA
- the bamD gene encoding outer membrane protein assembly factor BamD, with the protein MKEKFLALIFTFTALAAFTVSASAQRNVTPAIDRDPLLEADAKHNLDVARQAFTPLKKAYKQVLLRFEETYAAYPEFSQIDEFLYIAGMSSYYLSQNKGKQKIDPKSEKEKEKFASEKLIADARAYLGTVVEKYPQSKFAEDAKKTLASLPEAK; encoded by the coding sequence ATGAAAGAAAAGTTTTTAGCACTTATTTTCACTTTTACCGCCCTTGCGGCTTTTACTGTCTCGGCCTCTGCACAACGTAATGTAACGCCCGCGATCGACCGTGATCCGCTACTCGAGGCTGACGCCAAACACAATCTGGACGTCGCCCGTCAGGCCTTCACACCGCTCAAGAAAGCATACAAACAGGTTCTGCTGCGGTTTGAGGAAACTTACGCTGCTTATCCCGAGTTCTCACAGATAGACGAATTCCTCTACATCGCCGGCATGAGCAGTTACTATCTGTCGCAGAACAAAGGTAAACAAAAGATCGATCCAAAGTCGGAGAAAGAAAAAGAGAAATTTGCCTCGGAAAAACTTATCGCCGACGCCAGAGCCTATCTCGGAACGGTTGTCGAAAAATATCCGCAGAGCAAATTTGCTGAGGATGCTAAAAAGACGCTGGCATCGCTCCCCGAAGCAAAATGA
- a CDS encoding S-methyl-5'-thioadenosine phosphorylase: MENVNIGIIGGSGLYQMPELENVREIEMDTPFGKPSDAFIVGELDGVTVAFLPRHARGHKFTPSELPYRANIYAMKMLGVDYILSVSAVGSLQEQYAPTDFVIPDQFFDRTRARAHESTFFGEGIVGHVTFAHPVCNELGDILEASCNSVGVKTHRGGTYICMEGPAFSTKAESNVYRQWGMDVIGMTNLQEAKLAREAEIAYATMALVTDYDCWYDGHDDVTVDMVIAYLNKNVRNAQLVLKDAVKRVATKTTPNQYEGATKNAIFTAPEHWPAETAKKLEAIIGKYGK, from the coding sequence ATGGAAAACGTAAACATTGGAATTATCGGCGGCAGCGGACTGTACCAGATGCCGGAGCTTGAGAATGTACGTGAGATCGAGATGGACACGCCGTTTGGTAAACCGTCTGACGCGTTCATAGTAGGCGAATTGGACGGCGTGACCGTCGCGTTCCTTCCGCGTCATGCTCGCGGTCACAAATTTACGCCCAGCGAACTGCCGTATCGAGCGAACATCTACGCGATGAAGATGCTCGGGGTTGATTACATCCTTTCCGTTTCGGCAGTCGGCAGCCTGCAGGAACAGTACGCTCCGACTGACTTTGTGATCCCCGACCAGTTTTTTGATCGCACGCGGGCACGTGCTCACGAATCGACTTTCTTTGGCGAAGGCATCGTTGGCCACGTCACGTTCGCTCATCCGGTTTGTAACGAGCTTGGCGATATTCTCGAAGCCTCGTGCAACAGCGTTGGCGTCAAAACGCACCGCGGCGGAACATACATCTGTATGGAAGGCCCCGCGTTCTCGACCAAGGCCGAATCCAACGTCTATCGCCAGTGGGGAATGGACGTCATAGGAATGACCAACCTGCAGGAGGCGAAGCTCGCCCGCGAAGCTGAGATCGCTTACGCCACCATGGCTCTCGTCACCGATTACGACTGCTGGTATGACGGTCACGACGACGTTACGGTCGACATGGTCATCGCATACTTAAACAAGAATGTGCGAAACGCCCAGCTAGTACTCAAAGATGCCGTGAAACGTGTCGCCACTAAAACGACCCCGAATCAGTACGAAGGAGCAACTAAGAACGCCATCTTCACCGCCCCGGAACACTGGCCGGCTGAAACAGCGAAAAAGCTCGAGGCGATCATTGGTAAATACGGAAAATAA
- a CDS encoding peptidylprolyl isomerase: MSNLTKGIILIVAILAVGAGLVVWKNKVGGHVSAGSFNSITKAEIEMLLADVAKSNPAILKRLNEDPEMKKTQLENLKQLLAFASQAKKEGLAEDANSKQELDNIRSEILAVNYDREVNKDKGPMPAFGFISEDQVKAYWDDQAPVAGRTHEQEFNDFLNAKIEVLKKGNPEMNREITEEEKTQARDVFAKMRIYKAEYEKKAEAGELPKEFVDKANLQVKLQQAQFLARLYSEKIADQMKVTDEEIAKYITDHPEIDPVQKRAKAQGLLDRAKAGEDFASLANEFTEDPGNKGPDGKGQGGIYKDTPKGRMVAPFEAAALALEAGQVSPELVETDFGFHIIKLERKLGKSGDSKEETYDVRHILISTAVKDPTNPMGRDTPVKEFAKAKLEEEKEKKLLEEIVASNNIQVPADFDVPQPTAEQLQQMQQQRQQQMQMPPGADGPEGGPAGGPPKPGKPEPKKPEPKPEPKNK, translated from the coding sequence TTGAGCAATTTAACTAAAGGAATTATTTTGATCGTCGCAATTTTGGCGGTCGGTGCGGGGCTAGTCGTTTGGAAGAACAAGGTTGGCGGCCATGTGTCGGCCGGATCTTTTAATTCGATCACCAAAGCTGAGATCGAGATGCTGCTCGCTGACGTAGCGAAAAGTAATCCGGCGATCCTTAAGCGTCTGAACGAAGATCCCGAGATGAAGAAAACTCAGCTCGAGAATCTCAAGCAATTGCTCGCTTTCGCCAGTCAGGCAAAGAAAGAAGGCCTTGCCGAGGACGCAAACAGCAAACAGGAGCTCGACAACATCAGATCTGAGATCCTTGCGGTGAATTACGACCGTGAGGTCAACAAGGACAAAGGCCCGATGCCCGCATTCGGATTTATCTCCGAAGATCAGGTCAAGGCATATTGGGACGATCAGGCTCCCGTTGCCGGCCGCACGCACGAACAGGAATTTAACGATTTTCTCAATGCAAAGATCGAGGTTCTGAAAAAGGGCAATCCTGAAATGAACCGCGAGATCACCGAGGAAGAAAAGACCCAGGCTCGTGATGTATTCGCTAAAATGCGTATCTACAAGGCCGAGTATGAAAAGAAAGCTGAAGCGGGTGAACTTCCGAAGGAATTCGTCGATAAGGCAAATCTTCAGGTTAAATTACAGCAGGCTCAATTCCTGGCTCGTCTCTACTCCGAAAAGATCGCTGACCAGATGAAGGTCACTGATGAAGAAATAGCGAAATACATTACCGATCATCCAGAGATCGACCCTGTCCAAAAACGAGCTAAGGCTCAGGGCCTTTTGGATCGGGCAAAAGCGGGCGAAGACTTTGCCTCTCTTGCAAATGAATTTACCGAAGATCCAGGCAATAAAGGCCCCGACGGCAAAGGCCAGGGCGGAATTTACAAAGACACGCCGAAAGGTCGCATGGTCGCTCCTTTTGAAGCCGCCGCTTTAGCACTCGAGGCAGGACAGGTTTCCCCGGAACTCGTCGAGACCGATTTCGGATTTCACATCATCAAGCTGGAGCGTAAGCTCGGAAAATCCGGCGATTCGAAAGAAGAAACCTACGACGTACGTCACATCCTGATCTCGACCGCAGTGAAAGACCCGACAAATCCAATGGGACGTGACACTCCGGTCAAGGAATTCGCGAAAGCGAAGCTTGAGGAAGAAAAAGAAAAGAAATTGCTCGAAGAGATCGTAGCGTCGAACAACATTCAGGTGCCGGCCGATTTTGACGTTCCGCAACCGACGGCTGAACAGCTTCAGCAAATGCAGCAGCAGCGTCAGCAGCAAATGCAAATGCCGCCAGGAGCAGACGGACCGGAAGGCGGCCCGGCAGGCGGACCTCCGAAACCAGGCAAACCGGAACCGAAAAAACCGGAGCCAAAGCCGGAGCCGAAGAACAAATAA
- the mce gene encoding methylmalonyl-CoA epimerase gives MKINHLGIATKGIDEALRFWSDALGLENVHTEIVEDQKVRVAMLPIGESRIELLEPTSEDSPISKFLEKRGGGIHHIAVEVDDIEVSLAKLRSEGMRLIDETPRIGAEGCLVAFVHPSSANGVLLELVQTIE, from the coding sequence ATGAAAATCAATCACTTAGGCATCGCAACAAAAGGAATCGACGAAGCTCTCAGGTTTTGGAGCGACGCTCTCGGACTCGAAAACGTGCACACGGAGATCGTCGAGGATCAAAAGGTGAGGGTTGCGATGCTGCCGATCGGCGAGAGCCGCATCGAGTTGCTTGAACCGACATCCGAGGATTCGCCGATCAGCAAGTTTTTGGAGAAACGGGGCGGCGGCATTCACCACATCGCGGTCGAGGTCGATGACATCGAAGTTTCTCTGGCGAAACTGAGATCGGAGGGCATGCGGCTGATCGACGAAACTCCTCGGATCGGAGCAGAGGGCTGCCTCGTGGCATTCGTTCACCCTTCGTCGGCAAATGGAGTTCTGCTAGAACTGGTTCAAACGATCGAATAA
- the meaB gene encoding methylmalonyl Co-A mutase-associated GTPase MeaB translates to MPDTEFLERLFAGHPRTVARAITKVEGGTDDAAELMKAVFPHTGKATVIGITGSPGAGKSSLVDKLAQHYKDAGNRVGIICVDPSSPFSGGAILGDRIRMATLGMQEGVFIRSMATRGNLGGLSRATVDAVAILDAAGFDKVIVETVGVGQDEVEIVKTADVSVVVLVPGMGDDIQAIKAGIMEIGDVFVINKADREGVLRTQKELDALLSLAHRPDMWMPPIIKTVATENKGLEDLSAAIQIYFEFQSTNEHAAERRTAIAKWRLNELVRERLLFDLMSQTGAREMIDDLAKQVASKETDPYSAVNKILDKSK, encoded by the coding sequence ATGCCGGATACAGAATTTCTTGAACGCTTATTTGCCGGTCACCCGCGAACCGTCGCCCGTGCGATCACCAAGGTCGAGGGCGGTACGGACGACGCTGCCGAATTGATGAAAGCCGTCTTTCCACACACCGGAAAGGCGACGGTCATTGGCATTACGGGCTCGCCTGGAGCGGGCAAGTCTTCGCTTGTCGATAAACTGGCTCAGCATTACAAAGACGCGGGAAACCGCGTTGGTATCATCTGCGTCGATCCGTCGAGTCCGTTTTCGGGCGGTGCGATCCTCGGCGACCGTATTCGGATGGCTACGTTGGGCATGCAGGAAGGCGTTTTTATTCGGTCGATGGCAACACGTGGGAATCTTGGCGGACTTTCACGTGCAACGGTCGATGCCGTGGCAATTCTAGATGCAGCGGGTTTTGATAAGGTCATTGTCGAAACCGTCGGCGTCGGCCAGGACGAGGTCGAAATCGTGAAAACGGCTGACGTTTCAGTTGTCGTGCTCGTGCCCGGAATGGGCGATGACATCCAGGCGATCAAGGCAGGGATAATGGAGATCGGCGACGTTTTCGTTATCAACAAAGCCGACCGCGAAGGCGTCCTCCGCACCCAAAAAGAACTCGATGCCCTCCTTTCCCTCGCCCATCGCCCGGATATGTGGATGCCGCCGATCATAAAGACCGTCGCGACCGAAAACAAAGGCCTCGAAGATCTGAGTGCTGCGATCCAGATTTATTTCGAGTTCCAATCCACGAACGAACACGCCGCCGAACGCCGCACCGCTATCGCCAAATGGCGACTGAACGAACTCGTCCGCGAACGTCTGCTGTTCGACTTAATGTCTCAAACAGGCGCCCGCGAGATGATCGATGACCTCGCTAAACAGGTCGCCTCGAAAGAGACCGATCCGTATTCGGCCGTGAACAAGATCCTTGACAAATCCAAATAA